The proteins below are encoded in one region of Listeria swaminathanii:
- a CDS encoding Cof-type HAD-IIB family hydrolase — protein MEKYLICSDLDGTLLLKNQTISEKTLTMLQQLIEEGHHFAVSTGRMYNSATDFAKLVHPKADIIASNGGVVAVSGEIIQQEKMKQSALLETFSLCQAHDLPVFFFSTDTVYYTKNPPYYFTDEEDKGRVNATKLVAIKTEEAFLQHADQFINGIVIEEEDFDKLAVLRNELEKLADVSILSSHANNIEILPKDMDKKYAVKNLAAHLNIKPENVITFGDGENDIGMLEVAGAGVAMENASELVKKSADFVTAANDADGIYCFLKKHLNR, from the coding sequence TTGGAAAAATACTTAATTTGCTCCGATTTAGACGGGACATTACTACTAAAAAATCAAACAATATCCGAAAAAACATTAACTATGTTGCAACAACTAATAGAAGAAGGCCATCATTTTGCCGTTTCCACTGGTCGAATGTACAATTCTGCAACAGATTTCGCTAAACTCGTTCATCCAAAAGCAGATATCATCGCTTCAAACGGCGGCGTGGTAGCAGTATCCGGCGAAATCATCCAACAAGAAAAAATGAAGCAATCTGCGTTATTAGAAACGTTTTCGTTGTGCCAAGCTCATGATTTGCCAGTGTTTTTCTTCTCCACGGATACGGTTTACTATACAAAAAATCCGCCTTATTATTTTACCGATGAGGAAGACAAAGGCCGCGTTAATGCGACAAAACTCGTTGCTATTAAAACGGAAGAAGCTTTCCTACAACACGCGGATCAGTTTATTAACGGCATCGTGATTGAAGAAGAGGATTTTGATAAATTAGCTGTCCTTCGAAACGAATTAGAAAAATTAGCCGATGTTTCCATTCTTTCTTCCCATGCTAACAACATCGAAATTTTGCCAAAAGATATGGATAAAAAATATGCCGTGAAAAATCTGGCTGCACATTTAAATATCAAGCCAGAAAATGTAATTACTTTCGGCGATGGTGAAAATGATATTGGAATGCTTGAAGTAGCTGGCGCAGGGGTCGCAATGGAAAACGCAAGCGAACTTGTGAAAAAAAGCGCTGATTTTGTCACTGCCGCAAATGACGCTGACGGAATTTACTGCTTTTTGAAAAAACATCTTAATCGTTAA
- a CDS encoding DUF4064 domain-containing protein — protein MKVEGLLGFLGAALGIGFSLMVLVIPDISQALEEESFFFYMLTIGSLVLSGVGLAGSFVVSHKPRLGGAMMVAAAIGCTMSISIMFLLPIVLLAVGGLIALINYEEAASVEE, from the coding sequence ATGAAAGTTGAAGGATTGCTTGGATTTTTAGGGGCGGCACTGGGGATTGGATTTAGTTTGATGGTTCTTGTTATTCCTGACATTTCACAGGCTTTAGAAGAGGAATCGTTTTTCTTCTATATGTTAACAATTGGTTCGCTTGTGCTTTCAGGGGTTGGGCTTGCAGGATCGTTTGTTGTTTCGCATAAGCCACGTCTTGGTGGAGCAATGATGGTTGCGGCTGCAATCGGTTGTACAATGTCGATTTCGATTATGTTCTTACTACCAATCGTATTACTTGCTGTTGGTGGATTAATCGCACTAATTAACTATGAAGAAGCTGCTTCAGTAGAAGAATAA
- a CDS encoding S66 family peptidase has protein sequence MLVKGDAVGIICCSDGRKAEDKSRIERLEEVLRTEFGLRVIFAQTIFQIEASPYSGSPKERARELMKLYQDSEVKVIFDISGGDAANQVLPYLDFDIIRNAPKPFVGYSDLTVILNALYAKTGQPGFNYQLLHLVGKDSELQQSQFRRSFFENCISINGEQLNDFEWRAGEVIGGNIRCFLKLAGTEFMPDFTNKVILLESLGGKEAKIASYVAQLEQLGVFSNCLGIIVGQHSEAEESGEYDRIARLYQQIGREYKLPIFRTNEIGHSGDAKPCCIGEKVSISRETLTNF, from the coding sequence GTGTTAGTAAAAGGTGACGCAGTGGGGATTATTTGTTGTTCTGACGGGCGGAAAGCGGAAGATAAGTCGCGAATTGAGCGGCTGGAGGAAGTTTTGAGAACAGAATTTGGTTTGCGAGTCATATTTGCCCAGACCATTTTTCAAATTGAAGCCTCGCCTTACAGTGGTTCTCCTAAAGAACGGGCAAGAGAACTGATGAAATTGTATCAAGACTCAGAGGTGAAAGTGATATTTGATATTTCTGGTGGAGATGCAGCAAATCAAGTACTGCCTTATCTTGATTTTGATATTATCCGAAACGCGCCAAAGCCATTTGTTGGCTACAGTGACTTAACGGTTATTCTGAATGCTCTTTATGCGAAAACGGGGCAGCCAGGTTTTAATTATCAATTATTGCACTTAGTTGGAAAAGATAGCGAGTTGCAGCAAAGCCAGTTTAGAAGAAGCTTTTTTGAAAATTGCATATCAATTAATGGAGAGCAGCTCAATGATTTTGAATGGCGCGCTGGAGAAGTTATCGGTGGGAATATTCGTTGCTTTTTGAAATTGGCAGGAACGGAATTTATGCCAGATTTTACTAATAAAGTGATTTTGTTGGAGAGTTTGGGTGGAAAAGAGGCAAAAATAGCTTCTTATGTGGCGCAATTAGAGCAGTTGGGTGTGTTTTCTAACTGTTTGGGGATTATTGTCGGACAACATTCAGAGGCGGAGGAAAGCGGCGAGTACGATAGGATAGCTCGCTTATATCAACAGATTGGGCGAGAATATAAGTTGCCGATTTTCCGAACGAACGAAATTGGGCATAGCGGAGATGCGAAACCATGCTGCATAGGAGAGAAAGTTAGCATCTCACGAGAAACATTAACAAATTTTTAA
- a CDS encoding beta-glucoside-specific PTS transporter subunit IIABC yields MKYEQLAKDILKNVGGKENINSVFHCITRLRFKLKDENIANTKEIEKLDGVISVIKSGGQYQVVIGNHVPDVFKAVLEVGGISSEGDEESAPASGNLFNRFIDMISGVFTPVLGVLAATGMIKGFTAMFAAFGWITVTSGTYQLLFAIGDCLFYFFPIFLGYTAMKKFGGNIFIGMAIGGSLVYPTLAGITAGDPIYTLFSGTIFESPIHVTFLGIPVILMSYASSVIPIILATYFGSKVEKGFKKIIPDVIKTFVVPFCTLLVVVPLTFLVIGPIATWAGQLLGAGTIWIYNLSPVIAGLVLGGFWQVFVIFGLHWGLVPVAINNLTTLGADPVLAMMFGASFAQIGAVLAVFFKTRNTKLKSLSIPAFISCIFGVTEPAIYGITLPLKKPFIMSCIAGAIGGGIIGFASAKVYIVGGLGIFGLPNFFQPGAGITSAFWWVVIAIVISFILGFILTYVAGFKDPANVVVEESNTVEGETLIERETIPAPVVGEIVTLADVKDEAFSSGALGKGVAIIPTVGRVVAPAAGTVTTIFPTGHAIGITTKDGAEVLIHIGMDTVQLEGKFFTAHVKQGDVIEKGQLLTEFDIEGIKAAGYDVTTPVVVTNSNQYLDVMITDAKEAKLEERLITLVI; encoded by the coding sequence ATGAAATATGAACAGTTAGCAAAAGACATCCTGAAAAATGTCGGCGGTAAAGAAAATATCAATAGTGTTTTCCATTGTATTACCAGACTTCGGTTTAAACTGAAAGATGAGAACATTGCGAACACAAAAGAAATTGAAAAACTTGATGGAGTAATTTCTGTCATTAAAAGTGGTGGTCAATACCAAGTAGTTATTGGTAACCATGTACCAGACGTATTTAAAGCAGTATTAGAAGTTGGTGGAATTTCATCTGAAGGAGATGAAGAAAGCGCTCCTGCAAGTGGTAATCTATTCAACCGTTTTATCGATATGATTTCTGGCGTATTTACACCAGTTCTAGGTGTATTAGCCGCAACAGGTATGATTAAAGGTTTCACAGCAATGTTTGCAGCATTTGGTTGGATTACAGTTACTTCAGGAACTTACCAATTACTATTTGCAATTGGGGATTGTTTATTCTACTTCTTCCCAATTTTCCTAGGTTACACAGCAATGAAAAAATTCGGCGGAAACATATTTATTGGGATGGCGATAGGTGGTTCCCTAGTTTATCCTACACTTGCAGGTATTACAGCAGGTGACCCAATTTACACACTTTTCTCCGGAACAATTTTTGAATCTCCAATTCACGTAACATTCTTAGGAATTCCAGTTATCTTGATGTCTTATGCATCTTCTGTTATTCCGATTATTTTAGCAACATACTTTGGTTCAAAAGTAGAAAAAGGCTTCAAGAAAATCATTCCAGATGTAATCAAAACTTTCGTAGTTCCATTCTGTACATTATTAGTAGTAGTTCCACTTACTTTCCTTGTAATCGGACCAATCGCAACTTGGGCTGGTCAACTACTTGGAGCAGGAACAATTTGGATTTATAACTTAAGCCCAGTAATTGCTGGTTTAGTATTAGGTGGTTTCTGGCAAGTATTCGTTATCTTTGGACTTCACTGGGGTCTTGTTCCAGTGGCAATCAACAACTTAACAACTCTTGGAGCAGATCCAGTACTTGCAATGATGTTTGGTGCTTCTTTTGCCCAAATCGGTGCAGTATTAGCAGTGTTCTTCAAAACTAGAAATACAAAACTTAAATCTCTTAGTATCCCAGCATTTATTTCCTGTATCTTTGGCGTAACTGAGCCAGCGATTTACGGGATTACATTACCACTGAAAAAACCATTCATCATGAGCTGTATCGCTGGTGCAATTGGTGGCGGAATCATTGGTTTTGCAAGTGCAAAAGTTTATATCGTAGGTGGACTTGGAATCTTCGGTCTTCCTAACTTCTTCCAACCAGGCGCTGGTATTACAAGTGCATTCTGGTGGGTAGTTATCGCAATCGTTATCAGCTTCATCCTTGGTTTCATCTTAACTTATGTAGCAGGATTCAAAGATCCAGCTAATGTAGTAGTAGAAGAATCTAACACAGTTGAAGGCGAAACTTTAATCGAACGTGAAACAATTCCAGCTCCAGTAGTTGGCGAAATCGTAACTTTAGCAGACGTAAAAGACGAAGCATTTTCATCCGGTGCACTTGGAAAAGGTGTTGCAATCATCCCGACTGTTGGACGTGTAGTAGCTCCAGCAGCAGGAACAGTAACAACTATCTTCCCAACTGGTCATGCAATCGGTATTACAACTAAAGACGGTGCAGAAGTATTAATCCACATCGGTATGGACACAGTTCAACTAGAAGGTAAATTCTTCACAGCACACGTTAAACAAGGTGATGTAATCGAAAAAGGTCAATTACTAACTGAATTTGATATTGAAGGCATTAAAGCAGCTGGATATGACGTTACAACTCCAGTAGTAGTAACAAACTCTAATCAATATTTAGACGTAATGATCACAGATGCAAAAGAAGCAAAACTTGAAGAACGTTTAATCACATTAGTAATTTAA
- a CDS encoding copper homeostasis protein CutC: MVLKEACIENTTNLAKVIAAGANRVELCDNLAEGGTSVSYGVANYVVQVCHEQNVSVMAMVRPRKGNFSYTKEEIAIMREDILMYKKIAVDGVVFGCITDAGLLDKPAINELIKAAKGVEVTFHMAFDELIETEKLPAIDWLAEQGVTRILTHGGDGAKLPEETFINWRKYIDYAADRIIILPGGGIKLHNIKWILKETGAAEIHGTDLFGEH; this comes from the coding sequence ATGGTTTTAAAAGAGGCGTGTATTGAAAACACTACTAACTTGGCAAAAGTTATTGCTGCTGGAGCTAATCGAGTTGAGCTTTGTGATAATCTGGCGGAGGGCGGGACTTCTGTTAGTTACGGAGTTGCAAATTATGTGGTACAAGTTTGCCATGAACAAAATGTGAGCGTAATGGCGATGGTTCGTCCTCGAAAAGGCAATTTTAGCTATACAAAAGAAGAAATTGCGATTATGCGTGAGGATATTTTGATGTATAAGAAAATAGCGGTTGATGGGGTGGTTTTCGGCTGTATTACGGATGCAGGATTACTGGATAAACCAGCTATAAATGAGTTGATAAAGGCGGCGAAAGGTGTCGAAGTGACTTTTCATATGGCATTTGATGAGTTAATAGAAACGGAAAAATTACCGGCGATAGATTGGCTAGCGGAGCAAGGTGTCACGCGAATTCTTACGCACGGCGGGGACGGGGCTAAACTTCCAGAAGAAACCTTTATCAATTGGCGAAAATACATCGATTACGCAGCGGACCGAATAATTATTTTACCCGGCGGCGGGATTAAATTACACAATATAAAATGGATTTTAAAAGAAACCGGAGCAGCTGAAATCCATGGCACTGACTTGTTTGGGGAGCACTAA
- a CDS encoding SIS domain-containing protein, with amino-acid sequence MGLTFFDKARELTEELEKTQAESIHQAAKLVADSIMNDGIIQAFGSGHSYAAAIEVCGRAGGLIPSKVIMDPAGGYYESIEGVGSLLTHRLQAKPNDIFFLISNSGRNPMGIELAEWIKSQGCKLIVVTALDASQTAASRHSSGKLLYEFADVILDNRSIQGDAALELDGLEGKVCGTSSFSAVLLLQQTIYEAVELMLEKGYTPPVYRSANIDGGYEYNFAIEDKFADRIFHL; translated from the coding sequence ATGGGATTAACTTTTTTTGACAAAGCGCGTGAATTAACCGAGGAACTAGAAAAAACACAGGCGGAAAGTATTCATCAAGCAGCAAAATTGGTAGCAGACAGCATTATGAATGACGGGATTATTCAAGCATTCGGTAGTGGGCACTCTTATGCGGCCGCCATTGAAGTATGCGGGAGAGCGGGAGGACTTATTCCTTCGAAAGTTATTATGGATCCGGCTGGTGGCTATTATGAATCTATTGAGGGCGTTGGTTCCTTGCTGACTCATAGATTACAAGCTAAACCAAATGATATCTTCTTTCTTATATCTAATTCAGGTCGTAATCCGATGGGAATTGAGCTTGCGGAATGGATTAAATCGCAAGGCTGCAAATTGATTGTTGTAACAGCGCTAGATGCCTCGCAAACAGCGGCTTCTAGACATTCTTCTGGAAAACTGTTGTATGAATTTGCGGATGTTATTTTAGATAATCGTTCAATCCAAGGGGATGCGGCACTTGAATTAGATGGATTAGAAGGAAAAGTTTGCGGTACATCTTCCTTCTCAGCCGTTCTGCTTCTACAACAAACAATTTATGAAGCGGTAGAACTTATGCTGGAAAAAGGCTATACACCGCCAGTTTATCGCAGCGCTAATATTGATGGTGGCTACGAATACAATTTTGCGATTGAAGACAAGTTCGCTGATCGGATTTTCCACTTATAA
- a CDS encoding PTS system mannose/fructose/sorbose family transporter subunit IID: MKMANTKTEQDFEKVLKRRDLIAANFRWLFASQICWNYERMMSTGYLYSIMPTLRKLYKTDDDLKDMMNMHNQFFNTNPMVGGLILGMDMAIEEREKKASKEVVTGLKTGLMGPFAGVGDTIFGVILPTIFGSIAAYMGLQGNVTGVVIWVLVNILVVGARFTLLPLGYKQGAKLVTEFADRLNALTDAAILLGVTVVGALIPTVIKATVPFVYKSGKVELKMQDMLDQIMPSLVPVLLVALIYALLGHKKMTSTKAILLVMVIAIILFNLKILG; encoded by the coding sequence ATGAAGATGGCGAATACGAAGACTGAGCAGGATTTTGAAAAAGTCCTCAAGAGACGCGATTTAATAGCAGCAAACTTTCGTTGGTTGTTTGCCAGCCAAATCTGTTGGAACTATGAGCGAATGATGTCAACTGGTTATCTTTATAGTATTATGCCAACACTTCGTAAGCTTTATAAAACAGACGACGATTTAAAAGATATGATGAATATGCACAACCAATTTTTCAATACGAATCCTATGGTCGGCGGTCTGATTTTAGGTATGGACATGGCGATTGAAGAACGAGAAAAGAAAGCTTCAAAAGAGGTCGTAACTGGTTTGAAAACTGGTTTGATGGGACCGTTTGCTGGTGTGGGAGATACGATTTTCGGGGTTATTTTACCGACGATTTTTGGATCAATTGCAGCATATATGGGGCTTCAAGGTAATGTGACGGGTGTGGTTATCTGGGTATTAGTTAATATTTTAGTTGTAGGAGCTAGATTCACTCTACTTCCACTCGGATATAAGCAAGGTGCGAAACTAGTAACTGAATTCGCAGACAGACTTAACGCGTTAACCGATGCAGCTATTCTGCTGGGAGTCACGGTCGTTGGAGCACTGATACCAACCGTAATCAAAGCAACTGTCCCATTCGTTTATAAATCAGGAAAAGTAGAACTAAAAATGCAAGACATGCTCGATCAAATAATGCCGTCACTCGTTCCAGTTTTACTCGTGGCGCTAATCTATGCACTTTTAGGCCATAAAAAAATGACATCTACGAAAGCAATTTTATTAGTAATGGTTATTGCGATTATTTTATTCAACCTAAAAATTCTAGGTTAA
- a CDS encoding PTS mannose/fructose/sorbose/N-acetylgalactosamine transporter subunit IIC: MDLAIWQIILLVILAACTILDALTLVIGLNFPVITGTLAGIIMGDMVLGLAIGATLQLMVLGVGTYGGASIPDFTTGAIVGTVFAVLSGQDAEFAIGLAIPVGLLMVQLDILARFTNTFFLHRIDTNIASGNISAVKRNIWYGALPWALSRAVPVFIMLTFGQSVVDFILNEIPEWLMGGLRVAGGILPVVGIAILLRYLPTNKFVAYLIIGFVAAAYLKVPMLGVALIGVALAIIYFKQNFKNPVAVGANGAALVGEENEDGEYED, encoded by the coding sequence ATGGATTTAGCAATTTGGCAGATTATATTGTTAGTTATACTTGCAGCTTGTACCATTCTTGATGCTTTAACTTTAGTAATAGGACTTAATTTCCCTGTAATAACAGGAACGCTTGCTGGAATCATTATGGGTGATATGGTGCTCGGACTTGCAATTGGGGCAACGTTACAGCTGATGGTTCTAGGTGTTGGTACATACGGCGGCGCGTCGATTCCTGACTTTACAACGGGAGCAATCGTCGGAACAGTATTTGCCGTTTTATCAGGTCAGGATGCGGAATTTGCGATTGGACTTGCAATTCCAGTAGGACTTTTAATGGTTCAATTAGATATTTTAGCAAGATTTACCAATACATTTTTCTTGCACCGGATTGATACTAATATTGCTTCGGGAAATATCTCGGCGGTTAAACGGAATATTTGGTACGGGGCATTACCATGGGCGTTGTCACGTGCGGTTCCAGTATTTATCATGTTGACTTTCGGACAAAGCGTGGTTGATTTTATTCTTAATGAAATTCCAGAATGGCTGATGGGCGGACTTCGTGTAGCTGGTGGAATTCTTCCAGTAGTTGGTATCGCGATTCTCCTTCGTTACTTGCCAACAAACAAATTCGTCGCCTATTTGATCATCGGTTTTGTAGCAGCAGCCTATCTAAAAGTACCAATGCTAGGCGTAGCGCTAATTGGTGTAGCTTTAGCAATCATCTACTTCAAACAAAATTTCAAAAATCCAGTAGCTGTAGGAGCAAATGGCGCAGCGCTAGTTGGGGAGGAGAATGAAGATGGCGAATACGAAGACTGA
- a CDS encoding PTS system mannose/fructose/N-acetylgalactosamine-transporter subunit IIB → MGSNGIKHVRVDERLIHGQVATMWTNTIKATRIMIVDDAVVKNDMEKIALKTAVPAGVKLSILTVKGAANNINSDKYAGQQVFLIVKSPQALRGLVDAGVELPQINVGNMSTKAGSRQIKKSVSVTDENLEDFDYLSKKGIKITAQMVPSEDAVEFANLLKK, encoded by the coding sequence ATGGGAAGTAACGGAATTAAACATGTACGCGTAGATGAAAGGCTAATTCACGGGCAAGTTGCAACAATGTGGACCAATACTATAAAAGCAACGCGAATCATGATTGTTGATGACGCCGTTGTAAAAAATGATATGGAAAAAATTGCCCTAAAAACCGCAGTGCCGGCTGGTGTTAAATTAAGCATTCTGACAGTCAAAGGTGCAGCAAACAATATCAATAGTGATAAATACGCAGGCCAACAAGTTTTCTTAATTGTAAAATCACCTCAAGCTCTTCGTGGTTTAGTAGATGCCGGTGTAGAACTTCCCCAAATCAATGTTGGAAATATGTCGACTAAAGCAGGGAGCCGCCAAATCAAAAAATCAGTTAGCGTGACGGATGAAAATTTGGAAGATTTTGATTATTTATCTAAAAAAGGGATTAAAATCACTGCTCAAATGGTTCCAAGTGAAGATGCAGTTGAATTTGCAAATTTATTAAAAAAATAA
- a CDS encoding PTS sugar transporter subunit IIA: MDYIIAAHGRYAQEVKNSCQMITGQTTNIYAVTFTEEMGVTDVLDAYTAVYSPINETAIIVDIVGGTPCNAAQMFRAKHPEVKVVSGLSLGLIIPLSLGESLEGAMLGAKENIQFVEQKVNKTTVSDDGEEED, encoded by the coding sequence TTGGATTATATTATCGCAGCACATGGCCGGTATGCGCAGGAAGTGAAAAATAGCTGCCAAATGATTACTGGCCAAACAACCAATATTTATGCAGTTACTTTTACCGAAGAAATGGGGGTGACGGATGTATTAGACGCCTATACGGCAGTTTATTCACCTATAAATGAAACCGCTATCATAGTGGATATAGTTGGTGGAACTCCGTGTAATGCTGCTCAAATGTTTCGTGCAAAACATCCAGAAGTTAAAGTCGTATCAGGTTTGTCGCTAGGATTAATCATCCCACTTAGCCTTGGAGAAAGTTTAGAAGGGGCGATGCTTGGCGCGAAAGAAAACATTCAATTTGTAGAGCAGAAAGTAAATAAAACAACAGTAAGCGATGATGGGGAGGAAGAGGACTGA
- a CDS encoding GntR family transcriptional regulator, with protein MAEPKYAIIINDIKRLINDGTFKPGEKIYSEDELKKKYNVSNTTVVRALHELVRAGILARYQGKGTYVSKSIINEEVIFNEYTTVPNGRFNRKTKITNEHTKVVAINEIQDARIAKKLQIPPENMIVHFQRIRLIDDLPWTVQNNYMAKSNLINVDLTNFEKFNSLSEVIKELYGINILHEAMKERIQVEFPVKDKNNFKLLEIDTELPLYHIERITYVPEGQPYEYIESYLRHNFYSIEIEKKKQ; from the coding sequence ATGGCGGAACCAAAATACGCTATTATAATCAATGATATCAAGCGATTAATTAATGACGGAACTTTTAAGCCAGGAGAAAAAATTTATTCAGAAGATGAACTGAAAAAGAAATACAACGTTAGTAATACAACTGTGGTTCGCGCTTTACACGAATTAGTACGAGCTGGGATTTTAGCGCGTTATCAAGGAAAAGGCACCTATGTCAGTAAATCGATTATTAACGAAGAAGTTATTTTTAATGAGTATACAACGGTACCAAACGGAAGATTCAATCGTAAAACAAAAATTACTAACGAACACACAAAAGTAGTTGCCATTAACGAAATTCAGGATGCGCGAATCGCTAAAAAATTGCAAATTCCACCTGAAAATATGATTGTTCATTTTCAACGAATCCGCCTTATTGATGATCTACCTTGGACTGTTCAAAATAACTATATGGCGAAATCTAATTTGATCAACGTCGATTTAACGAATTTCGAAAAGTTTAATTCTTTATCTGAAGTGATTAAAGAGCTGTATGGCATTAATATTCTGCACGAAGCGATGAAAGAAAGAATTCAAGTCGAATTTCCAGTAAAAGACAAAAATAATTTCAAATTACTCGAAATTGATACCGAATTACCACTTTATCATATTGAAAGAATAACTTATGTGCCAGAGGGGCAACCCTATGAATATATTGAAAGTTATTTACGGCATAATTTTTACTCTATTGAAATTGAAAAGAAAAAACAATAG
- a CDS encoding C39 family peptidase, with the protein MGTFLGKWGKWILVLGLVLSVFSVSTTGQAAAKETLINKQMVTTASLNVRSTNATSGKVVGWLKNNTKFKAIAKTSNNWYRFSFKGKNGYVSGKYVKVATAAPAPTPAPSTPKIVQMNVPLIVQRPQLPTGCEITNIAMMLRYAGKNVDKVKLAKEMKRHKSNPNYGFVGNPFSKSGWTIYPPALVNQVKKYTGTAKNMTGTNLGGIKNQLNKKRPVVAWVSNFHGFSVHAITITGYDKNNFYYNDSWSGQKNARISQSYFNTCWSKQAKRAISY; encoded by the coding sequence ATGGGGACTTTTTTGGGAAAATGGGGGAAATGGATACTCGTCTTGGGATTAGTTTTAAGTGTATTTAGTGTTTCTACAACTGGTCAGGCGGCGGCAAAGGAAACGTTGATAAATAAGCAAATGGTAACAACCGCAAGTCTCAATGTTCGTTCAACCAACGCCACATCAGGAAAAGTTGTCGGCTGGCTTAAAAATAATACAAAATTCAAAGCGATCGCCAAAACATCCAATAACTGGTATCGCTTTAGTTTTAAAGGGAAAAACGGCTACGTATCTGGGAAATATGTAAAAGTTGCAACCGCCGCACCAGCTCCCACACCAGCACCGTCAACGCCAAAAATTGTGCAAATGAACGTGCCTCTAATCGTTCAGCGCCCACAATTACCAACCGGCTGCGAAATTACAAACATTGCGATGATGCTACGCTATGCTGGGAAAAACGTCGATAAAGTCAAACTCGCCAAAGAAATGAAACGACATAAATCCAATCCGAATTATGGTTTCGTTGGGAATCCTTTTTCTAAAAGTGGCTGGACAATTTATCCTCCCGCTTTAGTGAATCAAGTGAAAAAATATACTGGTACTGCGAAAAATATGACCGGAACCAATTTGGGTGGCATTAAAAATCAGTTGAATAAAAAACGTCCAGTTGTAGCTTGGGTTAGTAATTTCCACGGCTTTTCTGTCCACGCAATTACCATCACCGGCTACGATAAGAATAATTTTTACTACAACGACAGCTGGTCTGGCCAAAAAAACGCCCGAATTTCGCAAAGTTATTTTAATACTTGTTGGAGCAAACAAGCAAAACGCGCGATTTCGTATTGA
- a CDS encoding lipase family protein, translated as MKVKDDTNFYLSDEVYNSSYLKEGEKIKLSNKETWITINSTNQNNGLQAIAVVPLKDYKNYNSGNLKVYNHIIFVSRGSEELDDWKENIGLLDKDGSKQSQFKSYDKFVNETLKKYRTMDYSFTGHSLGGGLAQYEAVKHLKPAVTFAAARSFNKLTEEEQEKALRGEYWNLIKDYYHSDDVVGMLPPNATVFYQQFLMKRNTSKNKLDKLGIGGHMQSTFTGCFGENGSAELLVKPDEIINQIRRLDDVFMKMRQIENIMQDYEEWEKSQSQRLRYRLDEETWEGGKYSELTNWDVDDVLTEVSQKYKDGVYRFHDTDKFEEFYDGNRKAIQKLSDFKEEVISAALSFSKKDKELGSWIKENSKGW; from the coding sequence ATGAAAGTGAAAGATGACACAAATTTTTATTTATCAGATGAAGTATATAATTCGTCTTATCTAAAAGAAGGAGAAAAAATAAAACTTAGCAACAAAGAAACCTGGATAACCATCAACTCCACAAACCAAAACAACGGTCTTCAAGCAATTGCAGTGGTGCCCTTAAAAGACTACAAAAACTATAATAGCGGGAATTTAAAAGTATATAATCATATTATTTTTGTTTCAAGAGGTTCGGAAGAGTTAGATGATTGGAAGGAAAATATAGGTTTGCTTGATAAGGATGGTAGCAAGCAAAGTCAATTTAAATCCTATGATAAATTTGTTAATGAAACACTGAAAAAATATAGAACTATGGATTATAGTTTCACAGGTCATAGTTTGGGCGGTGGATTGGCTCAGTATGAGGCAGTGAAGCATTTAAAGCCTGCCGTAACGTTTGCTGCTGCGCGGTCATTTAATAAATTAACAGAAGAAGAGCAAGAAAAAGCTCTACGCGGAGAATATTGGAATCTAATAAAAGACTATTATCATTCAGATGATGTTGTTGGGATGTTACCTCCGAATGCAACCGTTTTTTACCAGCAATTTTTAATGAAACGAAATACGAGCAAAAATAAATTAGACAAACTAGGTATCGGTGGGCATATGCAGTCTACTTTTACAGGGTGTTTTGGGGAAAATGGTTCTGCTGAGTTACTAGTTAAACCAGATGAAATCATCAATCAAATTAGACGATTAGATGATGTTTTTATGAAAATGCGCCAGATAGAAAATATCATGCAAGATTACGAGGAATGGGAGAAGAGTCAGTCACAACGTTTGCGATATAGGCTAGATGAAGAAACTTGGGAGGGTGGAAAGTATAGCGAATTAACGAATTGGGATGTGGATGATGTGCTTACAGAAGTCTCACAGAAATATAAAGATGGTGTATATAGATTCCATGACACGGATAAATTTGAAGAGTTCTATGATGGAAATCGGAAAGCAATTCAAAAGTTAAGTGATTTTAAAGAAGAAGTAATTAGTGCTGCACTCTCCTTTAGTAAAAAAGATAAAGAGCTAGGAAGTTGGATAAAAGAAAATAGTAAAGGATGGTAG